The Streptococcus oralis genome segment GCAATCATTTATCTTTTTACAACCATTAAAAACTGGCGTGCCTTCTGGCTCAGTATTGGAGTTTTCGGGATTGGACTTTGTTTCCTCTTCTCAAGCGATTTGGGAGTCCGTATGGGAACGCTAGATTCTTCAATGGAGGAGCGTGTTTCAATTTGGAATGCGGGTATGACTTTGTTTAAACAAAATCCGATCTGGGGCGAGGGACCACTGACCTATATGAATTCTTATCCGAGAATTCATGCACCTTACCACGAGCACGCGCATAGTCTTTACATCGATACTATTTTAAGTTATGGTTTGATTGGAACCATTCTTCTATCCATTTCTTCGGTTATCCCGGTTCACATGATGATGGATATGAGTCAGGAGTCTGGTAAACGACCAATTATCGGTCTTTATCTCTCCTTCCTTACAGTAGTCGCTGTACATGGAATTTTTGACTTGGCTCTCTTCTGGATACAGTCAGGATTCATCTTCTTGCTGGTTATGTGCAGTCTACCACTGGAACATCGAACACTGGTGTCCGAAATGACAGATTAAGTTGATCAAGATTAGAGATCTTCTACTTTAGGTAGGAGGTCTTTTTTGTTGGTAGAAATTATTTCCAAGTCGAAATAGTTGACAGATGGAACGACAGGTGTTACAATAAAAACAATTCGATATAGAAATAAAATGGAGAGGTCATGAAAGATAGTCATTTAGTTGCCCATCATATTCGTTTGCTGAATGGGCGGATTTTTCAAAAGTTACTGAGTCAGGATCCGGAGGCTCTTTATCGAAGTGAGCAGGGCAAGATTCTCACTGTTTTATGGAATAGTGAAACTGGATGTGCAACTGCGACAGATATTGCGCTGGCGACTGGTCTCACCAACAATACGCTCACAACCATGATAAAGAAACTTGAGGAGCAAAACCTGGTTACCATCAGTCCATGTGGAATAGACAAGAGAAAGAAGTATGTCGTTTTGACTGAACTTGGTTCGTCCCAGAAAGAAGTTGGCTATCGTGTTAGTCAAAAGTTGGATGCAATTTTTTATAAAGGATTCACTGAGGAAGAAATTCGTCAGTTTGAAGCCTTTCAAGAAAGAATTTTGGCTAATCTGAAAGAGGAGGAAAATGGGGTTTAGAATGGGGTAAATTAGTTATTAAAAGTTTGGTAACTTGACCAATCAAGGGAAGTTTTAAATTGAGGACAAAGAATGATTGAATACAAAAATGTAGCGCTACGCTATACAGAAAAGGATGTTTTGAGAGATGTCAATTTACGGATTGAGAATGGGGAGTTCATGGTTTTAGTTGGGCCTTCTGGGTCCGGTAAGACGACCATGATTAAGATGATTAACCGTCTTTTGGAACCCACTGATGGAAATATTTATATGGATGGCAAGCGCATCAAAGACTATAATGAGCGTGAACTTCGTCTTTCTACTGGTTATGTTTTACAGGCCATTGCTCTGTTTCCCAATCTAACGGTTGCAGAAAATATTGCCCTGATTCCTGAGATGAAGGGCTGGACTAAGGAAAAAATTGCGAAGAAAACAGAAGAGCTTTTAGCTAAAGTTGGCTTGCCAGTAGCTGAGTATGGGCATCGACTTCCGAGTGCATTATCTGGTGGAGAACAGCAACGGGTCGGGATTGTCCGTGCCATGATTGGTCAGCCTAAGATCCTCCTCATGGATGAGCCCTTTTCAGCTCTAGATGCAATTTCGAGAAAACAGTTGCAGGTTCTGACGAAAGAATTGCATAAAGAGTTTGGGATGACAACAATTTTTGTGACCCATGATACGGATGAAGCTTTGAAATTAGGTGATCGTATTGCTGTTTTGCAGGATGGAGAGATTCGTCAGGTGGCGAATCCCGAGACGATTTTAAAAGTGCCTGCAACAGACTTTGTAGCAGACTTGTTTGGAGGTAGTGTTCATGACTAATTTAATTGCAACTTTTCAGGATCGTTTTAGTGATTGGTTGACAGCTCTATCTCAACATTTGCAGTTGTCACTTTTGACCTTGTTACTAGCTATTTTTATTGCAGTCCCCTTAGCGGTATTTCTTCGTTATCATGAAAAGCTGGCGGATTGGGTCTTACAGATTGCAGGGATTTTCCAGACCATCCCGTCTCTTGCCTTGTTGGGGCTCTTCATCCCCTTGATGGGAATTGGGACCTTACCGGCCTTGACAGCTCTAGTGATTTATGCTATTTTCCCGATTTTGCAAAATACCATCACTGGTCTGAAGGGAATTGATCCGAGTCTGCAGGAGGCTGGGATTGCCTTTGGGATGACCAGATGGGAGCGTCTCAAGAAATTTGAAATTCCACTTGCCATGCCTGTTATCATGTCTGGGATTCGGACGGCAGCGGTCTTAATTATCGGTACAGCAACCTTGGCGGCCTTGATTGGGGCAGGGGGGCTGGGTTCCTTTATCCTTTTGGGAATTGACCGTAATAATGCCAGTCTGATTTTGATTGGGGCAATTTCTTCTGCAGTGCTAGCCATTGCCTTTAATTTCCTACTAAAAGTGATGGAAAAGGCAAAATTGCGGACGATTTTTTCTGGTTTTGCCTTGGTGACAATATTGCTTGGTTTGTCTTATAGTCCAGCCCTCTTAGCTCAAAAAGAGAAAGAAAACTTGGTTATTGCTGGGAAATTGGGTCCAGAACCAGAAATTTTGGCTAATATGTATAAGTTGCTGATTGAAGAGAATACCAGTATGACTGCGACTGTTAAACCGAATTTTGGGAAAACAAGCTTCCTCTATGAAGCTCTGAAAAAAGGGGATATTGATATCTATCCTGAATTTACTGGTACGGTGACTGAAAGTTTACTTCAGCCATCACCTAAAGTAGGTCATGAGCCAGATCAGGTTTATCAAGTGGCGCGTGATGGCATTGCCAAACAGGATCATCTGGCTTATCTCAAACCTATGTCTTATCAAAATACCTACGCTGTAGCTGTTCCGAAAAAGATTGCTCAAGAATATGGCTTGAAGACCATTTCGGACTTGAAAAAAGTGGAAGGGCAGTTGAAGGCAGGCTTTACACTTGAGTTTAATGACCGTGAAGATGGAAATAAAGGCTTGCAGTCAATGTATGGTCTCAATCTCAATGTGGCGACCATGGAGCCAGCCCTTCGCTATCAGGCAATTCAGTCAGGTGATATTCAAATCACGGATGCCTATTCGACCGATGCAGAGTTGGCGCGTTATGATTTGCAGGTCTTGGAGGATGACAAACAACTCTTCCCACCTTATCAAGGGGCTCCACTAATGAAAGAAGCTCTTCTCAAGAAACATCCTGAGTTGGAGACGGTTCTCAATAAATTGGCTGGTAAAATTACTGAAAGCCAGATGAGCCAGCTCAACTACCAAGTCGGTGTTGAAGGCAAGTCAGCAGAACAAGTAGCCAAGGAGTTTCTACAAGAACAAGGTTTGTTGAAGAAATGATGGGGCAGAGACTTTAAACATACTGAACTCAACTCCCTTAAACAACTAGATAAAAGAATGCTC includes the following:
- a CDS encoding MarR family transcriptional regulator codes for the protein MKDSHLVAHHIRLLNGRIFQKLLSQDPEALYRSEQGKILTVLWNSETGCATATDIALATGLTNNTLTTMIKKLEEQNLVTISPCGIDKRKKYVVLTELGSSQKEVGYRVSQKLDAIFYKGFTEEEIRQFEAFQERILANLKEEENGV
- a CDS encoding ABC transporter ATP-binding protein, giving the protein MIEYKNVALRYTEKDVLRDVNLRIENGEFMVLVGPSGSGKTTMIKMINRLLEPTDGNIYMDGKRIKDYNERELRLSTGYVLQAIALFPNLTVAENIALIPEMKGWTKEKIAKKTEELLAKVGLPVAEYGHRLPSALSGGEQQRVGIVRAMIGQPKILLMDEPFSALDAISRKQLQVLTKELHKEFGMTTIFVTHDTDEALKLGDRIAVLQDGEIRQVANPETILKVPATDFVADLFGGSVHD
- a CDS encoding ABC transporter permease/substrate-binding protein; this encodes MTNLIATFQDRFSDWLTALSQHLQLSLLTLLLAIFIAVPLAVFLRYHEKLADWVLQIAGIFQTIPSLALLGLFIPLMGIGTLPALTALVIYAIFPILQNTITGLKGIDPSLQEAGIAFGMTRWERLKKFEIPLAMPVIMSGIRTAAVLIIGTATLAALIGAGGLGSFILLGIDRNNASLILIGAISSAVLAIAFNFLLKVMEKAKLRTIFSGFALVTILLGLSYSPALLAQKEKENLVIAGKLGPEPEILANMYKLLIEENTSMTATVKPNFGKTSFLYEALKKGDIDIYPEFTGTVTESLLQPSPKVGHEPDQVYQVARDGIAKQDHLAYLKPMSYQNTYAVAVPKKIAQEYGLKTISDLKKVEGQLKAGFTLEFNDREDGNKGLQSMYGLNLNVATMEPALRYQAIQSGDIQITDAYSTDAELARYDLQVLEDDKQLFPPYQGAPLMKEALLKKHPELETVLNKLAGKITESQMSQLNYQVGVEGKSAEQVAKEFLQEQGLLKK